From Thermococcus barophilus MP:
TTTCATTTGGTGGTACCTATGATAATCATCTTAGCAGGCGGAAAATCTACCAGAATGGGAAAGGAAAAGCCCGTCCTCAGGATAGCTAATAAACCGATGCTCCTCTGGATTTATGAGCAGGCAGAAAAAGTTGATGAAGTTTTAGTTGCATTGAGCAAAAATACTCCCAAAACGAGAGAGCTCTGCCTTCGGGAGGGAATTCCTTTTATTGAAACTTCTGGAAAGGGCTATGTTCACGATATTCAGGAGCTTTTAAAGGAATTTGGTCCATTTATAAGCATCTCTGCAGACGTTCCTTTTGTGAAAGCAAGTGATTTCTGGCTCATCAGGAAAGCCTTTGATGGAAAGACAAGCCTAACGGGAGTCCTTCCTCTAAGCCTTGTTCCAAACGATCTCAACCCTGTAGTCTATAGAGGATGTGCAATTGTTGGATTAAACGCCGTAGCTGGAGAAGGAGAAGAATTTTTCAAGCTCAGCAATCCATTGCTGGCATTGAATGTGAACACTCTGGAAGAGCTGGAGCTTGCAGAAAAAATTGCAAAGCTGATTTACAGCCCCAAGCTGTCCAAAATATAACTAATGTCGAGATTCCTCTCAACAATCTTTGCAAACCTCTCGATTTCCTCTTCAATACTCCACTTCTGTACTGT
This genomic window contains:
- a CDS encoding NTP transferase domain-containing protein → MIIILAGGKSTRMGKEKPVLRIANKPMLLWIYEQAEKVDEVLVALSKNTPKTRELCLREGIPFIETSGKGYVHDIQELLKEFGPFISISADVPFVKASDFWLIRKAFDGKTSLTGVLPLSLVPNDLNPVVYRGCAIVGLNAVAGEGEEFFKLSNPLLALNVNTLEELELAEKIAKLIYSPKLSKI